GGGGACTTTCCCCCGATGGCGGTCTATCAGGCACCGGTTTTCCCAGAAACCATAAACACCAACCCACTCGCCACCGCCCGCTCATGGCACAACCCCAACACCACCCTGCGCTCGGTGTTGTCCATGCGGCTCCAACGCGTAATCTCATCCACGGTGCGCTGGCAGCCGGTGCAGATATCGTCATCGTCCAGCGCACAAATGCTCACGCAAGGCGAGGCGACGGGGCGTTCAATCGGGTTCATTCTGGCTGCTCAAGCAGGTCGCGTGCATAGCGCTGCGCGTTATGCACATAGTGCGCAGCGCTGGCTTCGAGCATGCGTTTTTGCGCCTCGGTGAGCTCACGCACCACCTTGCCCGGCGAGCCCATCACCAGCGAACCATCAGGAATTTCCTTGCCTTCGCCGATCAGCGAATTGGCGCCGATGATGCAGTGCTTGCCGATTTTCGCGCCATTGAGGATCACCGCGTTGATGCCGATCAGGCTGTAATCGTCGACGGTGCAGCCATGCAGCATGGCGTTATGACCAATGGTCACGCCAGTGCCCAGGGTCAGCGGGTAGCCCATGTCGGTGTGCATCACGCTGCCGTCCTGCACATTGCTGTTCTTGCCGATCAGGATCAGTTCGTTGTCGCCACGCAATACCGCGTTGAACCAGACGTTGGCGCCCTCCTCCAGCTTGACCTTGCCCACCAGCGTGGCATTGGGTGCCACCCAGCTGTTGGGATGCGTCTCGACGCGGGCGTCGCCCAGGCGGTATTTCATGGTGTGTCCTCACGGCTCGCCATTCAAACGATGGCTTAGGTATTGATGAAGCTCTTGGGCGGCTGGTGCAGGCTGATGTTGGCGTCGTCATAAAGCAAGTTGATCAACTCGACGATCATGATCGCCGTCAGCCCCCAGATCTTGTATTCGCCAAAGCGATAACTGGGCACGTACCAACTGCGACCCTGGTAATCGATTCGGTGGGTATGTTCACGTGGATCCTGTCGGAAAAAGTCCAGGGGAACGCTGAAGACGGCAGCGATTTCGGCATCGTTGGCCAGGTACTCGACGTAATCGGGGATGACCCCGACATAGGGCGTGACCCGAATGCCATGCAGGGAAATCAGCGGACTCAACGGGCCGATCACCTCGACCAACCCAGGCGGCAGGCCGATTTCTTCTTCGGCTTCACGCAGGGCAGTGAAGATCAGGTCCGGGTCTTCGGGGTCACGACGACCGCCGGGAAACGCCACTTCGCCACCGTGGGTCGACAGGCCACTGGCGCGCAGGGTCAGGATCAGCTCAGGTTCGTCACTGCGGGTAATCGGTACCAGCACGGCGGCCTCGGGGAAACGCCCGTCGGTTTCCAGCGTATGCGGCGTGTGATTGCTTACCCGGCGAAGTAGCTCGTCCAGCATGAGTCATCTCGGTCTGTTGGCTACCTTGCATCATGCACCAAAGCGTGCGGGTGCCCAACCCCAAAACCCGGCAGGTGTCGCTAAACGACAACTTGCAGGCCCCCGCCCGCCACGCCAAGATAGGCGCACTTTCCAGGAACCCCAGCATGAATTTCTGCAGCCAGTGCGGTAAACCGGTGACCCAACGCATTCCCGAAGGCGACGGGCGCCTGCGTTTTGTGTGTGATCACTGCTCCACCATCCACTATCAGAACCCCAATATCGTCGCCGGTACCGTGCCGGT
The genomic region above belongs to Pseudomonas sp. S35 and contains:
- a CDS encoding DUF1289 domain-containing protein: MNPIERPVASPCVSICALDDDDICTGCQRTVDEITRWSRMDNTERRVVLGLCHERAVASGLVFMVSGKTGA
- a CDS encoding gamma carbonic anhydrase family protein, which translates into the protein MKYRLGDARVETHPNSWVAPNATLVGKVKLEEGANVWFNAVLRGDNELILIGKNSNVQDGSVMHTDMGYPLTLGTGVTIGHNAMLHGCTVDDYSLIGINAVILNGAKIGKHCIIGANSLIGEGKEIPDGSLVMGSPGKVVRELTEAQKRMLEASAAHYVHNAQRYARDLLEQPE
- a CDS encoding CoA pyrophosphatase — translated: MLDELLRRVSNHTPHTLETDGRFPEAAVLVPITRSDEPELILTLRASGLSTHGGEVAFPGGRRDPEDPDLIFTALREAEEEIGLPPGLVEVIGPLSPLISLHGIRVTPYVGVIPDYVEYLANDAEIAAVFSVPLDFFRQDPREHTHRIDYQGRSWYVPSYRFGEYKIWGLTAIMIVELINLLYDDANISLHQPPKSFINT